One region of Bacillus pumilus genomic DNA includes:
- the tagD gene encoding glycerol-3-phosphate cytidylyltransferase, whose amino-acid sequence MKKVITYGTFDLLHWGHIKLLERAKQLGDYLVVAISTDEFNLQKSKKAYHSYEHRKLILETIRYVDEVIPENSWDQKVRDVQEHDIDVFVMGDDWEGKFDFLKEHCEVVYLKRTEGISTTQIKEEIAGL is encoded by the coding sequence ATGAAGAAAGTTATTACTTACGGTACATTTGATTTATTACACTGGGGGCATATTAAGCTGCTCGAACGTGCAAAGCAGCTTGGAGATTACTTAGTGGTGGCCATTTCGACAGATGAGTTTAACTTACAAAAATCAAAAAAGGCTTATCATAGCTACGAGCATCGAAAGCTCATTCTTGAAACGATTCGTTATGTAGACGAAGTCATTCCAGAAAACAGCTGGGATCAAAAAGTCCGTGACGTGCAAGAGCACGATATTGATGTGTTTGTCATGGGAGATGACTGGGAAGGTAAATTCGATTTCTTAAAAGAGCATTGCGAAGTCGTGTACTTGAAAAGAACAGAAGGCATCTCGACAACACAAATTAAGGAAGAAATTGCTGGACTTTAA
- a CDS encoding alpha-glucosyltransferase N-terminal domain-containing protein, which translates to MFQNWMKKKVEHTLDQPEQHETMTSVDMPDMDYYFIMGDVPKQDEHLTKSLKARLKPLADKHKRNAILTLNYDANVKEHIHSLEETLLHQVDILNVFEHYILPESGSKRRYSEFIIGTSFQSINEAVMPAEESTVQVTRYELPSSPICYIDQYNEEQELIKREEYNWQGVLCRVQSFVPHTGALYLEELINDDGNIYMEIIYPGDTKKNPVRHINWYKKTGIQTFTKKTDIKQRWLSSIQTQNDRLKLMITEDRDQDRHLFKIDQPETTYYAAFVHDAHYEEDPHQLNSQYEELFKQIRKQQVDAVFFGDTKHKVDVEKVLGEQAYFYLVPSDEMSLWNTALHHMLENRERKDELRRIVDRMKWVLRDLSAEHHVLHLQLELKDEMSHADHVQIDFAGYDRVNGAEIISQTIDENHQVSFPIGHFQTKKNIETNQTKYVDFYIRFKTEELQEVLQRLEVEEKLLTNKPSSIDGWSYQTKQGNYSWKVK; encoded by the coding sequence TTGTTTCAAAATTGGATGAAGAAAAAAGTTGAACACACATTGGATCAACCTGAACAACATGAAACAATGACATCGGTTGACATGCCTGATATGGACTACTACTTTATCATGGGTGATGTACCAAAACAGGATGAGCACTTAACGAAGTCTTTAAAAGCAAGATTAAAGCCATTGGCTGACAAACATAAACGTAATGCCATTTTAACTTTGAATTATGATGCAAATGTGAAAGAACATATTCATAGCTTGGAGGAGACCCTTCTGCACCAAGTTGACATCTTGAATGTATTTGAGCACTATATTCTACCGGAAAGCGGAAGTAAAAGGCGTTACTCGGAATTTATCATCGGTACATCTTTTCAATCGATCAATGAAGCAGTGATGCCAGCAGAAGAATCAACAGTGCAGGTGACGAGATATGAACTGCCATCTTCCCCTATTTGTTATATTGATCAATATAATGAAGAGCAGGAATTAATAAAGAGGGAAGAGTACAATTGGCAGGGCGTTTTGTGCAGAGTACAAAGCTTTGTTCCTCATACAGGTGCCCTATACTTGGAAGAACTAATCAATGACGATGGCAATATCTATATGGAGATCATCTACCCTGGAGATACAAAAAAGAATCCAGTACGGCATATTAATTGGTATAAAAAAACAGGAATTCAAACTTTTACAAAGAAGACAGATATAAAGCAACGATGGTTATCTAGTATTCAAACACAAAATGACCGTTTGAAACTGATGATTACAGAAGACCGGGATCAAGACCGTCACCTGTTTAAAATCGATCAGCCCGAAACAACGTATTATGCTGCATTTGTACATGACGCACATTATGAAGAAGATCCGCATCAACTCAATTCTCAATATGAAGAATTATTTAAACAAATAAGAAAACAGCAAGTGGATGCCGTCTTCTTTGGAGATACTAAGCATAAGGTAGATGTTGAGAAGGTATTGGGAGAACAAGCCTATTTTTATCTTGTGCCTTCTGATGAAATGTCTCTTTGGAATACAGCACTTCATCATATGCTCGAAAATCGTGAGCGTAAAGATGAACTGAGAAGGATCGTGGACCGCATGAAATGGGTTTTGCGTGATCTAAGCGCTGAACATCATGTTCTTCATCTTCAGCTTGAGCTGAAGGACGAAATGAGTCATGCGGATCATGTGCAAATCGATTTCGCAGGATATGATCGAGTGAATGGAGCTGAAATCATATCTCAAACAATCGATGAAAACCATCAAGTCAGCTTCCCAATTGGGCATTTTCAAACAAAGAAAAACATTGAAACCAATCAAACAAAATACGTTGATTTTTACATTCGTTTTAAAACAGAAGAACTTCAGGAAGTTTTGCAGCGTCTAGAAGTAGAGGAAAAGCTGCTCACCAATAAACCATCGTCAATCGATGGGTGGTCGTATCAAACGAAACAAGGAAACTATTCTTGGAAAGTAAAATAA
- the tagH gene encoding teichoic acids export ABC transporter ATP-binding subunit TagH, translated as MKLKVSFRNVSKQYVLYKKQSDKIKGLFFPNKNEKGFFAVRDVSFDVYEGETIGFVGINGSGKSTMSNLLAKIIPPTSGEVDMDGQPSLIAIAAGLNNQLSGKDNIRLKCLMMGLTNKEIDELYEKIVEFADIGDFIDQPVKSYSSGMKSRLGFAISAHIDPDILIIDEALSVGDQTFYQKCVDRITEFKEQGKTIFFVSHSISQIQKICDRVAWMHYGELRMFDETKKVVKEYKEFVEWFNKLSKKEKKEYQLKHKEGRKGVQKKTEKVSRYDENGKRRSFFGPAFQVTIIAVLTILLALSMFSDRPLRTLATFGAIPADKTESPQSKNQLTKGAPDMKKVDRQTLVTADPLTVYKDQAMKKKVGVTLPFGQEVQAVAENKQTVQIKTASETYFVKPEGLQHAEELKSLSIGPGQFNSYVSPASAGSYEYLLSFLGKEESVLKQKMQTLSSIKSDQGGTIERLTTEKTDYVIQNGQANAIVFHEVMPISPSTLGLTEQKVWMNEKQTKFAVKGESNLFVIDNEQHTLTISVMK; from the coding sequence ATGAAACTAAAGGTTTCGTTTCGAAACGTATCCAAGCAATACGTCCTATATAAAAAGCAGTCAGATAAGATTAAAGGGCTGTTTTTTCCTAATAAAAATGAAAAAGGTTTCTTTGCTGTTCGTGATGTGTCCTTTGATGTATATGAAGGCGAGACGATTGGTTTTGTAGGGATCAACGGATCTGGAAAATCAACGATGTCGAATCTTCTTGCGAAAATCATTCCACCGACAAGTGGTGAAGTTGATATGGACGGTCAGCCTTCGTTAATTGCCATTGCGGCAGGGCTAAACAACCAATTAAGCGGGAAAGACAACATTCGCCTCAAGTGTTTGATGATGGGGCTGACGAATAAAGAGATAGACGAACTATATGAAAAAATCGTAGAGTTTGCGGATATTGGTGACTTTATTGATCAGCCTGTGAAAAGCTATTCAAGCGGAATGAAGTCACGTCTTGGCTTCGCCATTTCAGCGCATATCGATCCAGATATCTTGATTATTGATGAAGCGTTGTCTGTTGGTGACCAAACCTTCTATCAAAAATGCGTGGATCGAATCACAGAATTTAAAGAACAAGGGAAGACGATCTTTTTTGTCAGCCATTCCATTAGCCAAATTCAAAAAATCTGTGACCGAGTGGCTTGGATGCATTATGGTGAGCTTCGTATGTTTGATGAGACGAAGAAGGTCGTGAAAGAGTATAAGGAGTTTGTTGAATGGTTTAACAAGCTTTCTAAAAAAGAAAAAAAAGAATATCAATTGAAACACAAAGAAGGTCGCAAAGGTGTACAAAAAAAGACAGAGAAGGTGTCTCGATATGATGAGAACGGAAAACGACGTTCCTTTTTTGGACCAGCCTTTCAAGTGACGATAATAGCAGTTTTAACGATTTTACTTGCCTTATCGATGTTTTCGGATCGTCCACTTCGTACACTGGCGACGTTTGGCGCCATCCCAGCAGATAAGACAGAATCGCCTCAGTCAAAGAACCAGCTAACGAAAGGGGCGCCTGATATGAAAAAGGTGGATCGACAGACGCTTGTCACGGCAGATCCACTCACGGTGTACAAAGATCAAGCCATGAAAAAGAAGGTAGGTGTCACTTTGCCATTCGGACAAGAAGTACAAGCTGTCGCTGAAAATAAACAAACCGTTCAAATCAAAACAGCATCAGAGACGTATTTTGTCAAACCTGAAGGGCTTCAACATGCAGAGGAATTAAAGTCTTTATCCATTGGACCTGGACAGTTCAACTCGTATGTATCGCCCGCATCTGCTGGCTCGTATGAGTATTTACTTTCTTTCCTCGGAAAAGAAGAATCGGTGCTTAAGCAAAAAATGCAGACGCTGAGCTCGATCAAAAGTGATCAAGGCGGTACGATCGAGCGATTGACCACAGAGAAAACTGACTATGTCATTCAAAATGGTCAAGCAAATGCTATTGTCTTTCATGAGGTGATGCCGATCTCTCCTTCGACACTTGGACTGACAGAACAGAAGGTTTGGATGAATGAGAAACAAACGAAATTCGCAGTAAAGGGCGAAAGCAATCTG
- a CDS encoding CDP-glycerol glycerophosphotransferase family protein, translated as MYKLYHNFIEILNLDEQKLVLYIDDIEKLCTFEFKELIVNESKRICEINVKDQMIFESSIDHSNEMIYLYSKDQNLYIVKESSDILQPNQIHPIDINNQFEDIYVKQLGLDRYGLYRGEEELLLFSGLLNLDEINRNYKMDLKIHGADRRFVDISFIKYSPFNFVVTYDCQNKELNVRKILFDVMQEHKDIEVTVNNRNQIKILNKVTEQKKIVNFRLVPRYQPLKVFGKDTLEQFKEDNIINILVINKQRYYIYVRTNGVYLVRGNPYLVTKHTSRLRIFSLFNSFYVYGRLTHYAYNSDQKYEYLYIRNSDYQVAKFIRPFRKIKFLKRYGFFKISLNDLDLDSRIHNNLFVGNDHRIIHSLRLKKRDKKVKTYITKKNGDKLQVLRTNLFGNVTSTIIPYSQEYSLFSKVKIKIASILSSFYKDKKYRVNLFFEKKSDKADESAIRVYDYVQENCQTDSKNYFILNKKSNAYPALKAKYGKGIIPKYSLRHYLSIFNASYFISSELSNHVLNDRLYIDHLRERIMSVPLVFLQHGIMFAKPVDNPMAFGFHKDKNQYNIYKSVISSELEAGEFYKMNYDREDLILTGLATFDHAKLVDGADKIAFMPTYRYWEEGLIYTNRIEETSYYRVLIKIIKSFEEAGLLDRLLIVPHNKFSQYVYQNLPQYKHIISDNPSEALKVSKVFITDYSSAIYDAQYRGAYPIFYWEEKDYLIRQYKAIPPVNDENAPGPIAYNTQELIRIVKHAIDCQYVVEDEYKEKYLKINSFNDNQNTKRITDFLKEHQII; from the coding sequence ATGTACAAACTTTATCATAATTTTATAGAAATTCTTAATTTAGATGAACAAAAGTTAGTGTTATATATTGATGACATAGAGAAGTTGTGTACTTTTGAATTTAAAGAGCTAATTGTAAACGAATCAAAGAGGATTTGTGAAATTAATGTAAAGGATCAGATGATTTTTGAATCTTCAATAGATCATTCTAATGAAATGATCTATCTTTATTCTAAGGATCAGAACTTGTATATTGTCAAAGAAAGTTCTGACATTCTTCAACCAAATCAAATACATCCTATCGACATTAACAATCAATTTGAAGATATATATGTCAAACAATTAGGGTTAGACCGCTATGGCTTATATAGAGGCGAAGAGGAACTGTTATTATTCTCAGGGCTGCTGAACTTAGATGAGATCAATCGGAATTATAAAATGGATTTGAAGATTCATGGGGCAGATAGAAGATTTGTAGACATCTCCTTTATCAAATATAGTCCCTTCAACTTTGTCGTTACGTATGATTGCCAAAATAAAGAACTAAATGTAAGGAAAATTTTGTTTGATGTGATGCAGGAACATAAAGATATTGAAGTGACTGTGAATAATCGTAATCAAATCAAAATTTTAAATAAGGTGACTGAGCAAAAGAAAATCGTCAACTTTAGACTTGTTCCAAGATATCAGCCGCTCAAGGTTTTTGGTAAAGATACATTAGAGCAATTCAAAGAAGATAATATCATTAATATTTTGGTGATTAATAAACAAAGGTATTACATTTATGTAAGAACGAATGGTGTTTACTTAGTAAGAGGAAACCCTTATCTTGTTACAAAACATACATCAAGACTACGTATTTTTAGTTTGTTTAATAGCTTTTATGTTTATGGAAGGCTGACACATTACGCGTATAATTCAGACCAAAAATATGAATATCTGTACATTAGAAATTCTGATTACCAAGTGGCGAAATTTATAAGACCATTTAGAAAGATCAAATTCCTAAAAAGGTATGGTTTCTTTAAAATTTCGTTAAATGATCTTGATTTAGACAGCAGAATCCACAATAACTTGTTCGTAGGAAATGATCACCGAATTATCCATAGTTTAAGGTTGAAAAAGAGGGATAAGAAGGTCAAAACATATATCACGAAAAAGAATGGGGACAAGCTGCAAGTCCTAAGAACCAATCTATTTGGAAATGTGACATCAACCATTATTCCTTATTCACAGGAATATTCTTTATTTAGTAAAGTGAAAATAAAAATAGCGAGTATCCTATCATCATTCTATAAAGACAAAAAGTATCGTGTGAATTTGTTTTTTGAGAAAAAGAGTGATAAAGCAGATGAATCAGCTATTAGAGTGTATGACTATGTACAGGAAAATTGTCAAACAGACTCAAAAAATTACTTTATTCTTAATAAGAAATCAAACGCATATCCAGCATTGAAAGCGAAATATGGAAAGGGTATCATACCGAAATACAGTCTCAGACATTATTTAAGTATATTTAATGCCAGTTATTTTATATCAAGTGAATTATCTAACCATGTTCTGAATGATAGGTTGTATATTGACCATCTCAGAGAGAGAATCATGAGTGTCCCACTCGTCTTTTTACAGCATGGCATTATGTTTGCTAAACCGGTTGATAATCCAATGGCCTTTGGATTCCATAAAGACAAGAATCAATACAATATTTATAAATCAGTCATCAGCTCTGAATTAGAGGCCGGTGAATTTTATAAAATGAACTATGATCGTGAGGATTTGATTTTGACAGGTCTGGCAACCTTTGATCATGCCAAATTAGTAGATGGTGCAGATAAGATCGCCTTTATGCCAACTTACCGATATTGGGAAGAGGGACTTATTTATACGAATAGAATTGAAGAAACATCTTACTATAGAGTTCTAATCAAAATCATCAAAAGCTTTGAAGAAGCAGGTCTTCTTGATCGTCTGTTAATTGTACCGCATAACAAATTTTCACAGTACGTTTATCAAAATCTGCCTCAGTATAAACATATTATTTCTGATAACCCATCGGAAGCGCTAAAAGTGTCAAAAGTGTTTATTACTGATTATTCATCTGCTATTTATGATGCACAATATAGAGGTGCCTACCCTATTTTTTATTGGGAAGAAAAAGATTACTTGATTAGACAGTATAAGGCGATTCCTCCTGTAAACGATGAAAATGCACCAGGACCGATAGCATATAATACACAAGAGCTGATTCGAATCGTGAAACATGCGATCGATTGTCAGTATGTTGTGGAAGATGAATATAAAGAAAAATACCTGAAAATCAACAGCTTTAACGATAATCAGAATACGAAAAGAATTACGGATTTCTTAAAAGAACACCAAATTATCTAA
- a CDS encoding ABC transporter permease, whose amino-acid sequence MNAMLTILKEQISSFPLIMRLAVYETKSKYQMNYLGVLWQFLNPLIQMLAYWFVFGLGIRGGQPIVIGGMEVPFIIWMLAGLIPWFFISPTILDGSNSVFKRINMVSKMNFPISALPSVVIMSNLFSYFVMMGVYLIVLISYGIYPDAHWLQYIYYLICMIAFMFSFSLFNSTISVLVRDYQFLLQSVTRLLFFLLPIFWNISEKLTGDKAWIGDILKLNPLFYIIDGFRNSLLKGEWFFHDVKYTLYFWLITLLLLTVGSLLHMKFRDKFVDFL is encoded by the coding sequence ATGAACGCAATGTTGACGATATTAAAGGAGCAAATCAGCTCATTTCCGCTGATTATGCGACTTGCTGTTTATGAAACAAAATCAAAATATCAGATGAATTATTTAGGTGTTTTATGGCAGTTTTTAAATCCATTGATTCAAATGCTGGCTTACTGGTTTGTTTTTGGTCTGGGAATTCGCGGAGGACAGCCAATTGTCATTGGAGGGATGGAAGTTCCGTTTATCATTTGGATGCTGGCTGGATTAATCCCTTGGTTCTTCATTAGTCCGACGATACTTGATGGATCAAACAGTGTGTTTAAACGTATTAATATGGTATCGAAAATGAATTTCCCGATTAGTGCGCTGCCGTCTGTAGTGATTATGTCCAACTTGTTCAGCTACTTTGTCATGATGGGTGTCTATCTGATTGTGCTGATTTCCTATGGCATATATCCTGATGCGCATTGGCTACAATATATATACTATCTTATTTGTATGATCGCGTTTATGTTTTCGTTTAGTTTGTTTAATTCCACGATTAGCGTACTCGTGAGAGACTATCAATTTCTTTTACAATCAGTGACACGTTTACTTTTCTTTTTGCTGCCGATTTTTTGGAATATCTCAGAGAAGCTCACTGGAGACAAAGCATGGATCGGGGATATACTAAAATTGAATCCTCTTTTCTACATTATTGATGGTTTTAGAAATAGCTTGTTAAAGGGAGAATGGTTCTTCCATGATGTGAAATATACGCTTTATTTTTGGCTGATCACGCTACTTCTTTTAACAGTCGGTTCATTGCTTCATATGAAATTTAGGGATAAATTTGTCGATTTTCTTTAA
- a CDS encoding WecB/TagA/CpsF family glycosyltransferase, giving the protein MQTEVVSNLSYVNGDLDEFISYMNHHHISQRRGAMIATVNPEIGYAVMKDQTYHQVVSSADYVLPDGVGVVLMSRLTQSPLKSRIAGFDVFMSMLDLANKQSKSIFLYGAKKEVLEAVKQRIDTEYPNVVIAGSCDGYQADKRFVAKQIARSKADMVFVALGYPNQENFIYEYRHLFPQAVCIGLGGSFDVFSGTVKRAPRWMIKTNTEWLYRLVVNPWRWKRMLNIPKYAFAVLKENKGKKRYYPEQVKDQTKQL; this is encoded by the coding sequence ATGCAAACAGAAGTGGTCTCTAACCTTTCTTATGTAAATGGCGACCTAGATGAATTTATTAGCTATATGAATCACCATCATATTTCTCAAAGAAGAGGCGCCATGATTGCGACTGTCAATCCAGAGATTGGCTATGCTGTTATGAAGGATCAGACGTATCATCAAGTTGTCTCTTCTGCGGATTATGTGCTGCCGGATGGTGTAGGCGTCGTCTTAATGTCACGTTTGACACAAAGTCCGCTGAAGTCAAGAATTGCTGGCTTTGATGTCTTCATGTCTATGCTTGATCTAGCAAACAAGCAGTCTAAAAGTATCTTTTTATATGGGGCAAAAAAAGAAGTGCTTGAGGCTGTTAAACAACGAATTGATACGGAATATCCAAATGTGGTCATTGCAGGCAGCTGTGACGGTTATCAAGCCGATAAACGTTTCGTAGCAAAGCAAATCGCTCGCTCGAAAGCAGATATGGTGTTCGTTGCTTTAGGTTATCCAAATCAGGAGAACTTTATTTATGAATACCGTCATTTATTCCCGCAGGCTGTTTGCATCGGTTTAGGCGGAAGCTTTGATGTATTTAGCGGAACAGTGAAGCGTGCACCACGCTGGATGATTAAAACAAATACAGAATGGCTGTACAGACTTGTTGTGAATCCATGGAGATGGAAGCGAATGTTGAATATTCCTAAATACGCTTTTGCCGTATTGAAAGAAAACAAAGGAAAAAAACGTTACTATCCTGAGCAAGTAAAGGATCAGACGAAGCAGCTGTGA
- a CDS encoding CDP-glycerol glycerophosphotransferase family protein has protein sequence MIEEGIHKKSVVEGLKNHHEKLEMLIRIDDDMPLTDREFYLFMRERVSKQELFLPLVHQEDNLFKLVLSEPSLPLALEQGQTYNLYVTDYLSANKEEDEDELEDSAYDSDSEEEEEELKETDHAEVEEKTPYYKRRLKMEIEKPELTYLENKDAMLYVIPYRTDKGNASFKIKRELKVVKFNHIELNKECTLSLSGYAGVLSAEHPYEIKEVKLLVKRNGEEPIEHRFPVNMTPIKEGVVKYRDDQQVPQLYQFLAEVPLEELTYSLNKRFVYRFYFEFICDVGGVEETLTTTSLVLGDRSNKLKGLVQIHKRNDVPIRYEVYRKKKRQTLGIRINDYTMKTRAKYYVKSKWKKFKKQIGKIKKVRNRLVTRTFKTTFQLASKLSVKKKTVMFESFNGKQFSCNPRGIYEYMKENHPEYTLIWSVKKGHEAPFKEKDIYYINRLSLKWIFAMARAEYWVVNSRLPLWIPKPEHTTYLQTWHGTPLKRLAMDMDEVHMPGTNTKKYKKNFTKEASNWDYLISPNAYSTEIFTRAFQFQKTMIESGYPRNDFLHNQNNEETMRALKQKMNLPLDKKLILYAPTWRDDQFYKKGQYKFDLDLDLHELRAAIGDEYIIILRMHYLVAENFDLGPYEGFAYDFSHYEDIRDLYMISDLLITDYSSVFFDYANLKRPMLFYVPDIETYRDKLRGFYFDFEQEAPGPLVKETASVIDWVRETEQPTFTLPASFAPFYEKFCYLENGESSKRVVEVVFSEK, from the coding sequence ATGATTGAAGAGGGAATTCATAAGAAGAGTGTCGTTGAAGGGTTAAAAAATCATCATGAGAAACTAGAAATGCTTATTCGCATCGACGATGACATGCCATTAACAGATAGAGAATTTTATTTGTTTATGAGGGAAAGGGTATCAAAACAAGAGCTTTTCCTTCCGCTTGTTCATCAAGAAGACAATCTATTTAAATTGGTATTGAGTGAACCATCGCTTCCGCTTGCATTAGAGCAGGGTCAGACATACAACCTGTATGTGACAGACTATCTGAGTGCAAACAAAGAAGAGGATGAGGACGAGCTTGAGGACTCAGCCTATGATTCTGATTCAGAAGAAGAGGAAGAAGAACTAAAAGAAACGGATCATGCCGAAGTAGAAGAGAAGACGCCATACTATAAACGCCGTTTAAAAATGGAAATAGAGAAGCCAGAGCTGACTTATTTAGAAAATAAAGACGCGATGCTGTATGTCATCCCGTATCGTACGGATAAAGGAAATGCATCGTTTAAAATCAAGCGTGAGCTAAAGGTTGTGAAATTCAATCATATCGAGCTCAACAAAGAATGTACGTTATCTTTATCTGGTTATGCAGGCGTTCTCAGTGCAGAGCATCCTTATGAAATCAAGGAAGTAAAGCTTCTAGTGAAGAGAAATGGCGAAGAGCCAATTGAGCATCGTTTTCCGGTAAATATGACTCCAATAAAAGAGGGAGTGGTCAAATACCGTGATGATCAACAGGTACCTCAGCTTTATCAATTTCTAGCAGAAGTTCCTTTAGAGGAATTGACCTATTCGTTAAACAAACGTTTTGTATATCGCTTCTATTTTGAATTTATTTGCGATGTAGGTGGAGTAGAGGAGACTTTAACGACCACTTCTTTAGTCCTTGGAGATCGCTCGAACAAACTCAAAGGACTTGTTCAAATTCATAAAAGAAATGATGTACCGATTCGATATGAGGTGTATCGAAAGAAAAAAAGACAAACGCTTGGCATTCGAATTAATGATTATACAATGAAAACACGTGCGAAGTACTATGTCAAAAGCAAGTGGAAGAAGTTCAAAAAGCAAATCGGTAAAATCAAAAAAGTCCGTAACCGTCTTGTAACAAGGACCTTTAAAACGACCTTTCAGCTGGCGAGCAAGCTGTCTGTGAAAAAGAAAACCGTTATGTTTGAAAGCTTTAATGGAAAACAATTTAGCTGTAACCCACGTGGGATCTATGAGTATATGAAAGAAAATCATCCTGAATATACATTGATCTGGAGCGTGAAAAAAGGGCACGAAGCACCGTTTAAGGAAAAGGATATTTACTATATCAATCGTCTGTCATTGAAATGGATTTTTGCGATGGCAAGAGCTGAGTATTGGGTCGTCAACAGCCGTTTGCCGCTGTGGATTCCAAAACCAGAGCATACAACATACTTGCAGACATGGCACGGTACGCCGTTAAAACGACTGGCGATGGATATGGACGAGGTGCATATGCCTGGAACAAACACGAAAAAATACAAAAAGAATTTCACGAAGGAAGCGTCGAATTGGGATTACCTCATTTCTCCAAATGCTTACTCGACTGAAATCTTTACACGTGCCTTCCAATTTCAAAAGACCATGATTGAGTCAGGATATCCGAGAAATGACTTCCTTCACAATCAAAACAATGAAGAAACGATGAGAGCACTCAAACAAAAAATGAACCTGCCGCTTGATAAAAAATTAATCTTATATGCTCCGACATGGAGAGACGATCAATTTTATAAAAAAGGACAGTATAAATTTGATTTAGACCTTGATTTGCATGAGCTGAGAGCCGCTATCGGAGATGAATATATTATCATTCTGCGTATGCACTATCTAGTCGCTGAAAACTTTGATTTAGGACCATATGAAGGCTTTGCCTATGACTTCTCTCATTACGAAGATATTAGGGATCTTTATATGATTTCTGATCTGCTCATCACTGACTACTCATCTGTATTCTTTGATTATGCAAACCTCAAACGTCCGATGCTATTCTATGTGCCAGACATTGAAACATATCGTGACAAGCTGAGAGGCTTCTACTTTGACTTTGAACAAGAAGCACCTGGACCTCTTGTGAAAGAAACAGCCAGCGTCATTGACTGGGTAAGAGAAACAGAACAGCCAACCTTTACATTGCCAGCTTCATTCGCGCCGTTTTATGAGAAATTCTGTTACTTAGAGAACGGAGAGTCCTCGAAGCGTGTGGTGGAAGTAGTGTTTTCTGAAAAATAG